One window of the Shimwellia blattae DSM 4481 = NBRC 105725 genome contains the following:
- a CDS encoding mechanosensitive ion channel family protein has protein sequence MQELISLFNEYGISINHTTSLVAILGIIILTAVVVHFILHRIVLRAFEKRAAASSHLWLQIITQNKLFQRLAFMLQGIIVQLQCVLWLHKDSETAVIIVTIAQLWIMLYALLSFFSLLDVIYQLSVKYPVASHLPLKGIIQGVKLLSAIVVGILMISLLIGKSPAILISGLGAMAAVLMLVFKDPILGLVAGIQLSANNMLRLGDWLEMPKYGADGAVTDIGLTTVKVRNWDNTITTIPTYSLVSDAFKNWSGMSQSGGRRIKRSINIDTASIHFLSPQQEQKLIRSRLLKPYLEERRKEINAWNHGQNDEGINQRRLTNIGTFRVYLTEYLRNHPRIRKDMTLMVRQLEPGVSGLPVEIYAFTNTVVWLEYEAIQSDIFDHILAIIDEFDLRIHQSPTGYDVRSGLGGTRQAPEAG, from the coding sequence ATGCAGGAATTGATTTCGCTCTTTAATGAATACGGTATCAGTATTAATCACACCACCTCACTGGTCGCCATTCTCGGTATTATTATTCTGACCGCTGTTGTAGTGCATTTTATTTTACACCGCATTGTGTTGCGGGCCTTTGAAAAACGCGCCGCCGCCAGTAGCCATTTATGGTTGCAGATAATCACCCAGAATAAACTTTTCCAGCGGCTGGCATTTATGCTTCAGGGGATAATTGTCCAGTTGCAGTGTGTGTTGTGGCTCCATAAAGACAGTGAAACCGCCGTCATTATTGTGACCATCGCCCAACTGTGGATTATGCTGTATGCCCTGCTCTCTTTTTTCTCGCTGCTGGATGTGATTTACCAGTTATCCGTAAAATATCCGGTGGCGTCGCATCTGCCGCTTAAAGGCATTATTCAGGGGGTGAAGCTCCTGTCTGCCATTGTGGTCGGTATCCTGATGATTTCACTGCTGATTGGTAAATCCCCGGCGATTTTAATCAGCGGCCTGGGGGCCATGGCCGCAGTGCTGATGCTGGTGTTTAAAGATCCGATTCTCGGCCTGGTTGCCGGGATCCAGCTGTCGGCAAATAACATGCTGCGCCTGGGGGACTGGCTGGAAATGCCGAAATACGGGGCCGATGGCGCAGTCACCGATATCGGGCTGACAACGGTCAAAGTACGCAACTGGGATAATACCATTACCACCATCCCGACATATTCCCTGGTCTCGGACGCCTTTAAAAACTGGAGCGGCATGTCGCAGTCTGGCGGCCGGAGAATCAAGCGCAGCATTAATATTGATACCGCCAGTATTCATTTTCTGAGCCCGCAGCAGGAGCAAAAACTGATCCGCTCGCGGCTGCTGAAGCCCTATCTGGAAGAGCGGCGCAAAGAAATTAATGCCTGGAACCACGGGCAGAATGACGAGGGCATCAATCAGCGCCGCTTAACCAATATTGGCACCTTCCGGGTCTACCTTACCGAGTATTTGCGTAACCACCCGCGTATCCGCAAGGATATGACCCTGATGGTGCGCCAGCTGGAGCCCGGTGTCAGCGGGTTACCGGTGGAGATTTACGCCTTTACCAATACGGTCGTCTGGCTGGAATATGAAGCTATTCAGTCGGATATCTTCGACCATATCCTGGCCATTATTGACGAGTTTGATTTACGCATCCACCAGTCGCCGACGGGGTATGATGTGCGTAGCGGGCTTGGCGGCACACGCCAGGCGCCTGAGGCGGGCTAA
- a CDS encoding DUF2767 family protein, whose protein sequence is MDYRNHPLFPEMCRVIGQVVLEIHEFGLAPKSLVIAGMLRTTLAGKQHQLAPETRAAMEMAITLMAPPPDEAP, encoded by the coding sequence ATGGACTATCGCAATCATCCGCTTTTCCCGGAAATGTGCCGGGTTATTGGTCAGGTGGTACTGGAAATTCATGAATTTGGCCTGGCGCCAAAATCGCTGGTGATTGCCGGAATGCTGCGCACCACCCTGGCAGGAAAGCAGCATCAGCTGGCGCCGGAGACCCGCGCCGCCATGGAGATGGCCATTACGTTAATGGCACCACCCCCGGATGAGGCACCGTAA